From the genome of bacterium:
GGTCCTCCTTATGGATTGTGTGACCCTGTGGCTCAACAACCTGATAATGCAGGGCTTGGAGGACCAGGAGATCTTGGAGCGGGGCCGAGACCTCTGTCAGGCCCTGATGGAGTGTCCCAAACCGGCTGCTCTTGTTACCAATGAGGTAGGTTGGGGTATAGTGCCTGAGAACCCCCTGGGAAGGCGTTTCAGGGATCTTTCAGGGCTCCTGAATCAGATGTTGGCCCGTGTTGTGGACAAAGTTATCCTGATGGTGGCCGGGCTTCCGGTGGTGGTCAAGCAGGACCTGGATGATTCAGGGATAGGGCAGTGGTAGCCATGAAAGGCCTTCTGGATGCGGTTTGTTTTCTTACCATTATTCCCATTCCCGGCAGCCGCATGAGACCAGGAGCCGGAAGCCTTGGCTGGTTTCCAGCAGTGGGCCTGCTCCTGGGGGGATTGTGGGGATCTTTTGATCTTGTGGCAGGCTTTTTTCTGAGCCCAACACTCAGGGCCGCAATGGACGTACTATTCTTGGTGGCCCTGACCGGCGGATTACATCTGGACGGCCTTGCTGATACCGCAGACGGTTTTTTCAGCAGAAGAGAAAAAGAAGAGGCCCTAAGAATAATGAAGGATAGCCGCATAGGCACCTGGGGGGTGCTGGCCCTCTTCATGGTCCTTGGGTTAAAGACCCTGGCCATCCTGGATCTGCCACAGCAGGTGCGGTTCCTGAGCCTGGTCCTGGTGCCGGCATATGGCAGGCTTTCCATGCTGGTGGGCCTGAGGCTCCTGCCGTACGGTCGTGGACAGGAGGGGATCGCCCATGAGCTGCTTTCGGGCTCAGGTGGAATTCACTGGATCTGGTGGACGGGTATTCTCCTGGCCGCCTCCTTGGCCCTGGGCTGGCCTGAGGTTCTCATTCTTAACCTGGCCTTCGGGGTCATGCTCCTGGGGTGCCTTTGCCTTTACTCCTCCAGGATGGGCTGTATCACCGGGGACATGGCTGGAGCCCTGGGCGAGATCACCGAGACGGGTATTCTGATTGCCCTGGCCCTGAAGCTCTAATGGGGATTATCCCCCAGCAGCGGTGATTTTGGGGGCTACGCCCTCAAGCCTCCGTTAATTCCTGGCATTTTCAGGCCTAAACCGAGGAAGGACTCCCATGGGAAAATCTGGCCATGTATGAATCAATTCATCTCCTGATGAGGTGAAGTTAGCCTGCACTCTCCAATCAATTGATGTGGGCCAACACATCCTCCTGAAAGTTCACCAGCTACCGGGACTCGGGGAAGAGAAGGGTAGCCTGTCCAAATCCACGTTTCCTCCTGAAAGAATGATTCCTACCCTTTTTCTATCCAGGAGCCTGCCAGAGGATTTGACTGCCGCCAGGGGCACGGCTCCAGAAGGTTCCACCACCAGCTTCATTCTCTCCCAGATGTGCCTCATGGCCTCCAATATGGCCTCCTCGCTCACAGGAAATATGGATTGCACAAGCCTCTGGATTATGGGGAAGGTGAGGCTTCCCAAGGAGGTGCGAAGCCCGTCGGCCACTGTGTCCGGATTCTCGGGAGTAACTATGCGGCCTTCTCTTAGGGACCTTATGGCATCATCGGCCCTTTGGGGTTCACCGGCCAGGATCTTTGTCTCTGGACTCCTGGCTGATACTGTCAGAGCTGTGCCGCTGAGCAGACCTCCTCCTCCCACCGGAACTATCACTGCATCCAAGGCTTCCACCTGTTCCAGCAGTTCCAAGGCAGCAGTGCCCTGTCCTGCTATGACCCTAGGATCATTATAGGGGTGGATGAAGGTGGCACCCGTTTCCCCAAGGAGCCTCTTTAGGGTCTCCTCCCGGGCCTTGAGTGTGGGTTCGCAGTAGGTGATTCTAGCCCCATAGCCCTCAACCGCCCTTTTCTTGACCTGAGGGGCATCTGCAGGCATCACAACGTAGCAGGGTATTGCTCTGAGTGCTGCAGCCTTGGCCAAAGCTGCAGCGTGGTTTCCAGAAGAGTGGGTGGCCACTCCCCTTGATGCCTCCCCCTCCTCCAGTGAAAAGACTGCGTTTGATGCCCCCCTTATCTTGAAGGAACCCGACCTCTGGAGGTTTTCACACTTGAAAAACATGATGGCCCCGTAAATCCTGTCCAGGCTCTCACAGGTGAAAACAGGGGTGCGGTACACAAAGGGGGCTATTCGCTCCCTTGCCTCCAGGATCTGGGCCAAACCCAACTGCATGTTTCCTCTCTGGACAAAAAGCCCTGGCCTGCCCTGGGCCTTAACCTTTCTTAGGAGATTTCCGTCTCCTCTTCCAGCACCCTTCTGGCAACAGTTATGAATCCAGTGTGGGCCGTCATTCGGTGCACGGGTCTCACACTCAATCCCTTCACGTGCCAAGGTCTAAGGAGATTCTCCATGGTTTCCAAATGTGCAAAGCCGCCAGAGTCCAACAAAGCGTCGTGCAAGCTTTTCACCTGCAGGGCATTGGCCGTGAAGCAAAGAAGAATTCCCCCTGGTCTTAGAGAGAGCTTGACTGCGGGAACAAAGAGCCAGGGCTCTGGCACATCTATGGTGATTCGATCCACATTTCTTTCCTGGATGCCCTCCAGGGCATCTGCCAGCTTGATGGTCCACTGGGGGCATTCTCCCAGATAAGATTCCACAGTCTTTTTGGAGGCAAGATGAAAGTCCTCCCTGATCTCGTAGGATACAAGCTGCCCTGTGGGACCCACGGCCCTGAGCAGGGCCATGGTGAGAGCTCCGTACCCGGTTCCCACCTCCACCACCTTTGCACCCGGAAAGACATCTGCCCACATCAATATCAGGCCGATGTCTTTGGGATATATGACCTGGGCCTTCCTGGGCATGTTCATTATGATCTGGGCCAAGGTGGGCCTAAATAACAGCAACAGGCTCCCTCGGGAGGACCTGATCCTGGAGCCCTCCTGCAGGCCTATGATTTGGTCATGCTCCAGGAAGCCATGGTGGGAATGAAAGCGCTTCCCCCTGGCCAGACGAAACATGAACTCCCGGCCCTTGTGATCCACCAAGAGAACGTGTTCCCCCTCCTTGAGGCGCTGGTCCATGGCGTTTTCCATGGGCTCTTCAGGTATCATCCAGAGGCTCCAAATTCTGTGCAGCCGGGCACTTGTGCCTGTGCCAGAAAGTAAGCCAACTTGCTCCAAGGCAGTGGGTGAAATCTGGTGTATTGACCTTGGGGCAACCAAATCAAAAACGCCCGGGACTCCTGTACCGGGCGCACACTTGAGCTGGTGCCGAAGAGGGGACTCGAACCCCTACGGGCGTAGCCCACCACCCCCTCAAGATGGCGTGTCTACCAGTTTCCACCACTTCGGCAACTTCTTTTTGATCATATCAAATCACCGCCCTTCCATTCAAGCTTCAAACCTGGGCGGAGGTTTCCAATCACCATCCCATGTCATTTCTCCGGGGCCTTCTCCGGCACGGCCGGCACCTTGGAATCTGGGGTTTCCTGAACAGGAGCCTGAGTAGCAGGTGCTGTTTCTTCCATAACAGACTTGGCAGTGGGCCTGGCAAAGAAGTTTCCGGCAATGAGAACCGAGGTAAGCATGAATATTCCTGCCATGATTGCCGTGAGTTTGCCCAAGAATGTCCCCGGACCTGCACTTCCAAAAAGCGCCTGGGAACTCCCACCCCCGAACACCGCCCCTATGTCAGAGCCTTTGCCGGTCTGCAGAAGTACCACCAAGATGAGAAAGATGCATACAAGCACATGAATTATGGCCACAGCCGTGTACATCATTACCTCCCACGCCTGTCTTAGCAGGGCAGGCCTTTTTCAGGGCTTTTATAAAGGGCTAACATTGCTTGCTTCTCAAGGCCCATAGATCTATGGCCCTGAAAAAGACTCAACCTCCGCCCCTGGTCAATATAGAAGCAACCATTCACTTCCGTCAATTTTACACCCGGCTCTATTCTCGCGCCAGATGCCATTTGGTTTCCCAGAAATGGCAGGCTTTCTCTGACCCAGAGCCTCGGGGCAAGAGGACCTTCCAGCCTGGATCAGGAGGACAGAAGCTAATTGTTCCCAAGCCTTACAATGGCTGCAAAGGACTGCGCCTTGAGGCTGGCACCCCCCACCAGGGCTCCGTCTATGTCCGCACAGGCCATGAGATCCGCTATGTTATCAGGTTTAACGCTTCCACCGTAAAGGATCCTGGTTGATCCTGCCAGGCCTGAGGAGAAGTTTTCCTTCAGCCACTGTCTTATCATGGCATGCACCTCCTGGGCCTGGGATGGAGTGGCCGTCCTGCCGGTGCCTATGGCCCAAACAGGCTCGTAAGCCACCACAAACTCCTGAGGCTCTTTCTTGTCCAGTCCGGCCAGGGCTTCTGCCAACTGGGTCCTGACCACCTCCAGGGTCAGCCCCTGATCCCTCTGCTGCAGGGTTTCCCCCACACAGAGTATGGGGGTCAGGCCGAAAGACAAGGCTGCCTCCAGCTTCTTGCGCACCCACTCATCCGGCTCTCCAAAGAAATGCCTCCTCTCGGAATGCCCCAGGATCACCATGGTACATCCAAGTTCTGCCAGCATGGGAAAAGAAACTTCTCCTGTGAAAGCCCCTTCTTTTTCCCAAAACCCGTTTTGCGCTGCCAGAGCCCAACCCGAGCCCTGAATTTCCCTTGCCACGGTCTCCAGCGCCGTAAAGGGCGGAGCCAGGACCACCTCTGTTTCGCAAGAGCCTGCCTCCAGCTCTTTTCTTAGTCCCCTCACCAATTCCATGGCCTGGACTCGGGTCATGTACATCTTCCAATTGCCCGCCACAAGCGCCCTGCGCATCAATCAATTCCTCCTTTGCCTGGAACAG
Proteins encoded in this window:
- the cobU gene encoding bifunctional adenosylcobinamide kinase/adenosylcobinamide-phosphate guanylyltransferase; the protein is MSHEASRPIKLLVTGASRSGKSRYALGWAQAYDPPRLFLATARPLDQEMAERIKKHKQERGPGWITWEEPLLVHQTFRSPPPQTQVLLMDCVTLWLNNLIMQGLEDQEILERGRDLCQALMECPKPAALVTNEVGWGIVPENPLGRRFRDLSGLLNQMLARVVDKVILMVAGLPVVVKQDLDDSGIGQW
- the cobS gene encoding adenosylcobinamide-GDP ribazoletransferase, with the translated sequence MKGLLDAVCFLTIIPIPGSRMRPGAGSLGWFPAVGLLLGGLWGSFDLVAGFFLSPTLRAAMDVLFLVALTGGLHLDGLADTADGFFSRREKEEALRIMKDSRIGTWGVLALFMVLGLKTLAILDLPQQVRFLSLVLVPAYGRLSMLVGLRLLPYGRGQEGIAHELLSGSGGIHWIWWTGILLAASLALGWPEVLILNLAFGVMLLGCLCLYSSRMGCITGDMAGALGEITETGILIALALKL
- a CDS encoding pyridoxal-phosphate dependent enzyme, whose protein sequence is MQLGLAQILEARERIAPFVYRTPVFTCESLDRIYGAIMFFKCENLQRSGSFKIRGASNAVFSLEEGEASRGVATHSSGNHAAALAKAAALRAIPCYVVMPADAPQVKKRAVEGYGARITYCEPTLKAREETLKRLLGETGATFIHPYNDPRVIAGQGTAALELLEQVEALDAVIVPVGGGGLLSGTALTVSARSPETKILAGEPQRADDAIRSLREGRIVTPENPDTVADGLRTSLGSLTFPIIQRLVQSIFPVSEEAILEAMRHIWERMKLVVEPSGAVPLAAVKSSGRLLDRKRVGIILSGGNVDLDRLPFSSPSPGSW
- a CDS encoding tRNA (adenine-N1)-methyltransferase, which codes for MIPEEPMENAMDQRLKEGEHVLLVDHKGREFMFRLARGKRFHSHHGFLEHDQIIGLQEGSRIRSSRGSLLLLFRPTLAQIIMNMPRKAQVIYPKDIGLILMWADVFPGAKVVEVGTGYGALTMALLRAVGPTGQLVSYEIREDFHLASKKTVESYLGECPQWTIKLADALEGIQERNVDRITIDVPEPWLFVPAVKLSLRPGGILLCFTANALQVKSLHDALLDSGGFAHLETMENLLRPWHVKGLSVRPVHRMTAHTGFITVARRVLEEETEIS
- the secG gene encoding preprotein translocase subunit SecG — translated: MMYTAVAIIHVLVCIFLILVVLLQTGKGSDIGAVFGGGSSQALFGSAGPGTFLGKLTAIMAGIFMLTSVLIAGNFFARPTAKSVMEETAPATQAPVQETPDSKVPAVPEKAPEK
- the tpiA gene encoding triose-phosphate isomerase; protein product: MRRALVAGNWKMYMTRVQAMELVRGLRKELEAGSCETEVVLAPPFTALETVAREIQGSGWALAAQNGFWEKEGAFTGEVSFPMLAELGCTMVILGHSERRHFFGEPDEWVRKKLEAALSFGLTPILCVGETLQQRDQGLTLEVVRTQLAEALAGLDKKEPQEFVVAYEPVWAIGTGRTATPSQAQEVHAMIRQWLKENFSSGLAGSTRILYGGSVKPDNIADLMACADIDGALVGGASLKAQSFAAIVRLGNN